DNA from Vogesella indigofera:
CGCTGTTCGGTGCGCTGGTGTGGCAACAGCGGCTGGGGGCCGGCGAGCTGCTGGCGATGGCCTTGATTATTGTCAGCGGCATTCTGGCCGGCAGGCGCTAATATTCGGAATGCCAGTCCCTTCAATCCACTCTCACCTAGGAGCCGCACCATGATTTCCATCCGCGAACAAGATTACGGTCTGGACGTTGCCCTCTACAACGAATTCACGCTCGGCGACTTCAAGCTGTTCGAGGAAGCGCTGCTCAAGCGCAGTGGCGAGCACGGCAAACCGGATGTGCTGCTCGATCTGTCCGGCATCAAGGACTTCACGCTGGACATGGCGATGGAGGAGGTTCGCTTCATGCGCGCCCACGAGAACGAATTCGGTCGCTTTGCCGTGGTGGCCGACGACACCTGGATTCGCCTGGCGGCGCACCTGTCCGGCCTGCTCACCCGCGTCCCCGCCGAGTACTTCAATACGGTGGAAGAGGCGCAGGCGTGGCTGAGCCAGCCGCTCACCGCTTGATTTTCCGGCGTATGCCGTTACAGTAGCGGCTTCTGTTTTCCGACAAGAACAACGCCGCATGTTGAAAAGTATCGCCAGCCGCCTCGCGACGGAACTTACCGTCCGCGAGGCGCAAGTCACCGCCACCATCAATCTCATCGACGAAGGCGCCACCGTGCCCTTCATCGCCCGTTACCGCAAGGAAGTCACCGGCGGCCTGGACGACACCCAGTTGCGCCTGCTGGCCGAGCGTCTAGTCTACCTGCGCGAGCTGGACGACCGCCGCGTCACCATCCTGAAAAGCATCGCCGAGCAGGAAAAACTCACCCCGCAACTGGAGTCGGCGCTGTACGCCGCCGACAACAAGACCCTGCTTGAAGACCTGTACCTGCCGTACAAGCCCAAGCGCCGCACCAAGGCGCAGATCGCACGCGAAGCCGGGCTGGAGCCGCTGGCCGACAGCCTGCTCGCCGACCCGACGCAAGTGCCGGAAACGTTGGCCGTGGGCTTCATCGCCGCCGACCAGGGCGTGGCCGATGCCAGGGCAGCACTGGACGGCGCCCGCGCCATCCTGATTGAGCGCTTTGCCGAAGACGCCGCGCTGCTGGGCCGCCTGCGCGAGAAACTGTGGAACGAGGGCGAGCTGG
Protein-coding regions in this window:
- a CDS encoding STAS/SEC14 domain-containing protein, which gives rise to MISIREQDYGLDVALYNEFTLGDFKLFEEALLKRSGEHGKPDVLLDLSGIKDFTLDMAMEEVRFMRAHENEFGRFAVVADDTWIRLAAHLSGLLTRVPAEYFNTVEEAQAWLSQPLTA